Proteins encoded by one window of Arachis hypogaea cultivar Tifrunner chromosome 1, arahy.Tifrunner.gnm2.J5K5, whole genome shotgun sequence:
- the LOC112707593 gene encoding SPX domain-containing protein 1: protein MKFGKSLSNQIEKTLPEWRDKFLSYKELKKKLKQLDPAPKSDDRPAKRPRLDASGDSDAAAPEISKEELDFRNLLEKELEKFNNFFVEKEEEYIIRLKELQDRVAKVKVSSEELMKIRKEIVDFHGEMVLLENYSALNYTGLVKILKKYDKRTGALIRLPFIQKVLQQPFFTTDLLYKLVKECEAMLDRLFPVIDSPPSGETTPQAEGCGPSTSTTTKSNGFLIPKELSEIEYMESLYMKSTISALHVLQEIRSGSSTVSVFSLPPLKISGLEETWKKVPVLEQAAK, encoded by the exons ATGAAATTCGGAAAGAGCCTGAGTAACCAGATCGAGAAAACCCTACCGGAATGGCGCGACAAGTTCCTCTCCTACAAGGAGCTCAAGAAGAAGCTCAAGCAATTGGACCCTGCTCCTAAGTCCGACGACCGCCCTGCCAAACGCCCTAGGCTCGACGCCTCCGGAGATTCCGACGCCGCCGCACCGGAAATCTCCAAGGAGGAACTTGACTTCAGGAATCTCCTTGAAAAAGAGCTCGAGAAATTCAATAACTTCTTCGTCGAGAAGGAGGAAGAGTACATTATCAGGCTCAAG GAGCTTCAGGACAGGGTGGCCAAGGTGAAGGTTTCCAGTGAAGAGTTGATGAAAATTCGCAAGGAAATTGTGGATTTTCATGGAGAGATGGTCTTGCTGGAGAACTACAGTGCCCTTAACTACACAG GGCTAGTGAAAATACTGAAAAAGTATGACAAGAGAACTGGTGCTCTCATCCGGTTGCCCTTCATACAGAAGGTCTTGCAACAACCTTTCTTTACCACTGATCTGCTCTACAAGCTAGTGAAGGAGTGCGAAGCAATGCTTGATCGTCTTTTCCCAGTGATTGATTCTCCACCTTCTGGCGAGACAACTCCCCAAGCTGAAGGATGTGGTCCTTCAACTTCCACCACTACCAAGAGCAATGGTTTCTTGATACCTAAGGAATTATCAGAGATCGAGTACATGGAGAGCCTCTACATGAAGAGTACTATATCAGCATTGCACGTATTGCAGGAAATTAGAAGCGGGAGCTCGACAGTTAGTGTTTTTTCGTTGCCGCCACTGAAGATTAGTGGATTGGAAGAAACATGGAAGAAAGTTCCAGTTCTGGAACAAGCGGCCAAGTAA
- the LOC112707603 gene encoding G-type lectin S-receptor-like serine/threonine-protein kinase LECRK2 — MASTPALLLLVLLMLFANETTAETNHTHLISIGSVISPTGTHASWASRSGLFAFGFYPHGNSYAVGIWLLNQPNHTIMWTHNRDSPSVPSNSTLRLTKEGGLLLLQGNEDPEFLTPLYYLYQAKVEVASASMLDSGNFVLYDKNFSMLWSSFHNSMPSDTILGGQNLTSGAKLVSSVSQSDHSSGHFWLRRQFDYVHLAACRVNSTCEPEDAYWAKNTYFEGYGYLQLSLSIEGSLCLQDYSSGSELECLASSKNLTDKSKNATFIYRATLDEDGNFRLYAHQFKGNTSSGVQTLWKAMEGDKCQVPLCGLNSYCFIKSDKAMCQCYPGFIRIKSGGNDTRFLDCEQNHSKDNCESIEDPTTMYNMTSLKDIYWGGSPYLVVPMEMETCKKSCQKDCDCRAVLYKSDICEKYKLPLLYGRSFKDASTTAFLKMPSGIVLSPTLNQTALSPTKPCLFVDDKRSLIMILSFTLGWISFFGLVFVLYIFIIYRRQVHRYAILSASENLGFVEECSLRSFSFDELVKSTGGFAEEIGRGSFGAVYRGTIGDSNRTVAVRRLEKFVDEGEREFQAEITAIARTHHKNLVKLIGFCIDGSRKLLVFEYLSNGSLADLLFKSHMTMAWKERLKIALDVARGVLYLHEKCDVRIIHCNIKPQNILMDEVWTAKISDFGFARLLKPSYSRMKKMDDKRSRYLAPEWQKDESVSVKADVYSFGVVLLEIACRRSSIDMNVASPEEIVLSSWVYKCYAAGQLNKLAADDEGKDVDWKILERMVKLGLWCVQDKPSLRPTMKDVILMLEGLKDIPVPPSPAFFVE; from the coding sequence ATGGCATCAACACCTGCTCTGTTATTGCTAGTGTTGTTGATGCTATTTGCAAATGAAACCACAGCTGAGACAAACCACACTCACCTCATTTCTATAGGGTCTGTGATATCTCCTACAGGCACGCACGCTTCATGGGCATCACGTTCTGGCCTCTTTGCTTTTGGCTTTTACCCCCATGGTAATAGCTATGCTGTTGGAATATGGCTGCTTAATCAACCTAACCACACAATTATGTGGACTCATAATCGTGATAGTCCATCAGTGCCTTCAAATTCCACATTGAGATTGACCAAAGAAGGCGGGCTACTTCTTCTGCAAGGAAATGAAGACCCAGAGTTTCTCACTCCACTTTATTATTTATATCAGGCTAAAGTAGAAGTGGCTTCAGCatctatgcttgattctggcAACTTTGTGCTTTATGATAAGAATTTTAGTATGTTATGGAGTAGTTTCCATAACTCAATGCCAAGTGACACCATATTAGGTGGCCAGAATTTGACAAGTGGAGCGAAGCTGGTCTCTAGTGTGTCACAATCAGACCATTCGAGTGGACATTTTTGGCTAAGAAGGCAGTTTGATTATGTACACCTAGCTGCTTGCCGTGTGAACAGCACATGTGAACCGGAGGATGCTTATTGGGCTAAAAACACATACTTTGAAGGTTATGGTTATCTACAGCTCAGTCTTAGCATTGAAGGTTCGCTTTGCCTACAAGATTATTCCTCTGGTTCTGAACTAGAGTGTTTAGCTAGTAGCAAGAACCTCACAGACAAGTCAAAGAATGCAACTTTTATCTACCGTGCTACACTTGATGAAGATGGGAACTTCAGATTGTATGCTCACCAATTCAAGGGAAATACTAGCTCAGGTGTGCAAACGCTGTGGAAAGCCATGGAGGGGGATAAATGTCAAGTCCCGCTTTGTGGCTTGAACAGTTACTGCTTCATCAAGAGCGACAAAGCCATGTGTCAGTGTTATCCTGGTTTCATCCGTATCAAGAGTGGTGGTAACGATACCAGGTTTCTCGACTGCGAACAGAACCACAGCAAAGATAATTGTGAGAGCATAGAGGACCCAACAACGATGTACAATATGACTTCCTTGAAGGATATCTACTGGGGTGGTTCTCCTTATTTGGTTGTGCCAATGGAGATGGAAACTTGCAAGAAGTCTTGTCAGAAAGACTGTGATTGCAGGGCGGTGTTATATAAGAGCGACATCTGCGAAAAATATAAGCTTCCACTTCTATATGGCAGAAGCTTTAAAGATGCATCAACGACGGCCTTCTTGAAGATGCCTTCAGGAATTGTCCTAAGTCCTACTTTAAACCAAACTGCTCTATCTCCAACAAAGCCCTGCCTCTTTGTTGATGACAAGAGAAGTCTTATAATGATTCTGTCCTTTACCCTGGGTTGGATTTCGTTTTTCGGTTTGGTCTTCGTATtgtatattttcattatttacaGGCGTCAAGTTCATAGGTATGCAATATTATCTGCAAGTGAAAATCTGGGATTTGTAGAAGAATGTTCCTTGCGTTCATTTTCCTTTGATGAACTTGTGAAATCAACTGGAGGCTTTGCAGAGGAGATAGGCAGAGGATCTTTTGGAGCGGTTTATAGAGGCACAATAGGTGACAGTAACAGAACGGTTGCTGTGAGGAGACTTGAAAAATTTGTTGATGAAGGGGAGAGGGAATTCCAAGCAGAAATCACTGCCATTGCTCGAACTCATCATAAAAATCTGGTGAAGCTCATTGGTTTCTGCATTGATGGATCTAGGAAGCTTCTTGTTTTTGAATATCTCAGCAATGGGTCTCTTGCAGATCTTCTCTTCAAGTCTCATATGACTATGGCTTGGAAAGAGAGATTAAAGATTGCATTAGACGTGGCTAGAGGAGTCTTATATCTGCATGAGAAGTGTGATGTTCGGATTATCCACTGCAACATAAAGCCTCAGAATATACTCATGGATGAAGTGTGGACTGCAAAGATATCCGATTTTGGATTTGCAAGGCTGTTGAAACCCAGCTATTCAAGAATGAAGAAAATGGATGACAAGAGAAGTAGGTACTTGGCGCCTGAATGGCAGAAGGATGAATCAGTGTCGGTTAAAGCTGATGTTTATAGTTTTGGGGTGGTGTTACTGGAGATTGCATGCCGTAGAAGCAGTATTGATATGAATGTTGCATCGCCAGAAGAGATAGTTCTTTCCAGCTGGGTATATAAATGCTATGCGGCGGGGCAGTTGAATAAGCTTGCGGCAGATGATGAAGGCAAAGATGTAGATTGGAAAATACTGGAAAGAATGGTGAAGTTGGGGTTGTGGTGTGTTCAAGACAAACCATCTCTTCGTCCCACAATGAAGGATGTGATCTTAATGTTGGAAGGACTGAAAGATATTCCGGTTCCTCCCTCTCCAGCCTTCTTTGTTGAATAA
- the LOC112707609 gene encoding G-type lectin S-receptor-like serine/threonine-protein kinase LECRK2: MLDSGNFVLYNQTKGVIWQSFDYPTDTMLGGQSLPSGGQLLSSSSDTNHSSGRFRLKMQDDGDFSLYPEFTTDTRRDAYWPSDIYLGDKIVKGKAYLYLNKTGLLVSKNGSNSVISSHYGPYSGDSVGSNQTIYRATLDPDGVFRLYAHDKGSESKKVLQWPWDDGCEVKGYCGFNSYCTFNDDKPDCYCLEGFDFIEPDQRTLGCKRNFSIAECRGEKGSAAASYYNMVTMLDIQWEDHAYFGAYMEHQEECSDSCLADCNCWGALYENGNCLKQGMPFRYVSRRVEGFSANTMFLKVGNITHKNRNPNDVFMPLPIRSTSNKAVVTIIVITSVFTLLLCSMIAISCHLIYKIRVLRLQRQMETGNLGLNEEVALRRFSYSELKRATNGFKQELGKGSFGAVYKGSLYKSRRSIAVKRLEKLVEEGEREFQAEVRAIGKTHHRNLVRLLGFCAEGPKRLLVYEYMSNGSLGKLIFGGEKRPDWDERVRIALDIARGILYLHEECEAPIIHCDIKPQNILMDEFWTAKISDFGLAKLLMPDQTRTFTGIRGTRGYVAPEWHKNTPISVKADVYSYGVVLLEVICCRRNIEISVSVPEEILLSSWTYNCFVAKELHKLVPREIVDKNVLENMVKVALWCIQDEPALRPTMKSVVLMLEGVTDVAIPPCPTTSISM; this comes from the coding sequence ATGCTCGATTCTGGAAACTTTGTACTATATAACCAGACTAAGGGTGTCATATGGCAGAGTTTCGATTACCCAACTGACACTATGTTGGGTGGTCAATCTCTACCTTCTGGAGGTCAATTGTTGTCTAGTTCTTCAGATACCAATCACTCAAGTGGACGATTTCGCCTCAAGATGCAGGATGATGGAGACTTCAGTCTGTATCCAGAATTCACAACTGACACGAGGAGGGATGCTTACTGGCCGTCAGATATATACCTTGGTGATAAGATAGTCAAAGGCAAAGCTTATCTTTACCTCAACAAAACAGGTTTGCTGGTGTCCAAGAATGGTAGCAATAGTGTTATTTCGAGCCATTATGGACCTTATTCTGGCGATAGTGTCGGCAGCAACCAGACCATTTATCGTGCAACCCTGGATCCTGATGGGGTTTTCAGGCTGTATGCTCATGATAAAGGTAGTGAGTCCAAGAAAGTTTTACAGTGGCCATGGGATGACGGATGTGAGGTAAAGGGTTACTGTGGCTTTAACAGCTACTGTACATTCAACGACGACAAACCGGACTGCTATTGTCTTGAAGGTTTCGACTTTATAGAGCCAGATCAACGCACTCTTGGCTGCAAAAGGAACTTCTCAATTGCAGAGTGTAGAGGTGAGAAAGGCAGCGCAGCTGCATCCTATTATAACATGGTCACAATGCTAGATATTCAATGGGAGGATCACGCTTATTTTGGGGCCTATATGGAGCACCAAGAAGAATGCTCTGATTCTTGTTTGGCTGATTGCAACTGTTGGGGTGCCCTTTATGAGAACGGGAACTGCTTGAAACAAGGGATGCCTTTCAGATATGTCTCAAGGAGAGTTGAAGGGTTCTCAGCCAACACAATGTTCTTAAAGGTGGGAAATATCACCCATAAAAACAGGAATCCTAATGATGTATTCATGCCTCTCCCAATCAGGAGTACTAGCAACAAAGCAGTTGTCACTATCATTGTCATCACATCGGTGTTCACTCTTCTTTTATGCTCAATGATCGCCATCTCTTGCCACCTGATTTACAAGATTCGAGTTCTAAGGCTTCAGAGGCAGATGGAGACTGGGAACTTAGGCCTAAATGAAGAAGTGGCCTTGAGAAGATTTTCATACAGTGAACTGAAGCGGGCAACAAATGGTTTCAAGCAAGAGCTGGGTAAGGGTTCTTTTGGAGCAGTCTACAAAGGCAGCTTATACAAAAGTAGAAGATCCATTGCAGTGAAGAGACTAGAGAAGCtagttgaagaaggagaaagagagttCCAAGCAGAGGTGCGAGCCATCGGAAAAACACATCACAGGAACCTTGTTCGCTTGCTGGGATTTTGTGCCGAGGGTCCCAAGAGGCTTCTGGTCTATGAATACATGAGTAATGGTTCCCTTGGAAAGCTCATCTTTGGGGGTGAAAAGCGTCCAGATTGGGATGAGAGAGTGAGAATAGCACTGGATATTGCAAGAGGGATCCTTTATCTCCATGAAGAGTGTGAGGCACCCATTATTCACTGTGACATAAAGCCTCAAAATATCTTGATGGATGAATTTTGGACTGCAAAAATATCTGATTTTGGTCTAGCAAAACTCTTAATGCCAGATCAAACAAGAACCTTCACAGGGATTAGAGGGACAAGAGGGTATGTGGCTCCAGAATGGCACAAGAACACCCCAATATCAGTGAAGGCAGATGTTTACAGCTATGGTGTTGTGCTGCTGGAAGTTATATGCTGCAGAAGGAACATCGAAATTAGTGTTTCTGTACCAGAGGAGATTCTTCTCTCTAGCTGGACCTATAACTGCTTTGTTGCTAAAGAGTTGCATAAGCTAGTTCCCAGGGAAATAGTGGATAAGAATGTTTTGGAAAATATGGTGAAGGTGGCACTATGGTGTATCCAAGATGAGCCTGCTCTCCGGCCAACAATGAAGAGTGTGGTGTTGATGTTAGAAGGGGTTACTGATGTAGCTATTCCTCCTTGTCCGACAACCTCTATTTCTATGTAA